In Pasteuria penetrans, a genomic segment contains:
- the trmFO gene encoding methylenetetrahydrofolate--tRNA-(uracil(54)-C(5))-methyltransferase (FADH(2)-oxidizing) TrmFO: protein MSIVTVVGAGLAGSEAAYQLARCGVKVRLYEMRPHKRTPVHRTDRFAELVCSSNSLVCSNSLRSDESQNAVGILKEEMRRLDSLILQAADRAFVSAGSSLAADREPLFTDYVTETLCSHPLIEVRRQELTSLPEEGLVVVATGPLTSDLLAAQVCQWIGEGYLSFYDAATPLVTQESIDWDQSFIMESCYNHREANYVHCPMSEEEFTAFREALMMAEVVEPEEFENFEDCLPVEILAGRDSKTLLSGPMKSVGLVDPRTGRQPFAVVQLRQDHQAATLFNLVGFQTRLRWGEQRRVFRMVPALAEAEFARYGVVHRNTFLCSPALLEPTYQLRVRPALFFAGQLTGVDGYVESAASGLLAGIQAARMAQGRAPMVPPLTTVMGSLAHYISNADEEHFQPMNANFGLLPPLPYSISNKRERIAAFSERALQDIGKLQEQVCFS from the coding sequence GTGTCCATAGTGACGGTGGTTGGGGCAGGTCTTGCTGGGAGTGAAGCGGCTTATCAGTTGGCTCGGTGTGGTGTCAAGGTGCGGCTCTATGAAATGCGTCCCCATAAACGAACTCCTGTGCACCGCACGGATCGATTTGCTGAGTTGGTGTGTAGCAGCAATTCGTTGGTATGTAGCAATTCATTACGTTCCGACGAATCGCAAAATGCCGTGGGTATTCTCAAGGAGGAAATGCGGCGATTGGATTCCCTTATTTTACAGGCGGCCGATCGGGCTTTTGTATCTGCTGGATCGTCATTAGCCGCTGACCGTGAGCCATTATTTACAGATTATGTAACGGAAACCTTATGCAGCCACCCCCTGATCGAGGTGAGACGGCAGGAACTGACTTCCTTGCCTGAGGAGGGGTTGGTTGTTGTGGCTACAGGTCCCCTGACAAGCGATTTGCTAGCAGCACAGGTTTGCCAGTGGATAGGGGAAGGTTATTTATCCTTTTATGATGCAGCGACCCCCCTTGTAACACAGGAGAGTATTGATTGGGACCAATCTTTCATTATGGAATCCTGTTACAATCATAGGGAGGCAAATTACGTTCATTGTCCCATGAGTGAGGAGGAATTTACTGCTTTTCGGGAGGCCCTTATGATGGCGGAGGTGGTGGAACCGGAGGAATTTGAAAATTTCGAGGACTGTTTGCCTGTCGAAATCCTAGCAGGCCGAGACTCCAAAACATTGTTGTCTGGCCCCATGAAGTCAGTGGGTTTGGTAGATCCTAGAACAGGGAGGCAACCCTTTGCTGTAGTGCAACTACGACAGGATCACCAGGCGGCCACGCTGTTCAACTTGGTGGGATTCCAGACCCGTTTGAGGTGGGGGGAGCAGAGACGCGTGTTTCGAATGGTTCCTGCCCTAGCGGAGGCGGAGTTCGCTCGCTATGGGGTAGTACATCGTAATACCTTCCTCTGTTCACCCGCCCTGCTTGAGCCAACGTATCAATTACGGGTACGACCGGCTTTATTCTTTGCAGGACAACTTACGGGTGTAGATGGGTATGTGGAATCTGCTGCTTCAGGATTGTTAGCAGGTATTCAGGCTGCCCGTATGGCACAAGGTCGGGCCCCCATGGTTCCTCCATTGACAACCGTTATGGGGAGCCTGGCCCATTACATATCCAATGCCGATGAGGAGCATTTTCAACCCATGAATGCCAATTTTGGTCTCCTCCCACCGCTTCCTTATTCGATATCCAACAAGAGGGAGCGGATCGCTGCTTTTTCTGAGCGGGCTCTTCAAGACATTGGAAAATTGCAGGAGCAAGTGTGCTTTTCTTAG
- the trmFO gene encoding methylenetetrahydrofolate--tRNA-(uracil(54)-C(5))-methyltransferase (FADH(2)-oxidizing) TrmFO codes for MSVSIVTVVGAGLAGSEASYQLARCGVKVRLYEMRPHKQTPAHHTDRFAELVCSNSLRSNALQNAVGILKEEMRRLDSLILRAADRASVPAGSALAVDRDQFTGCVTETLCSHPLIEVKRQELTSLPEEGLVVVATGPLTSDSLAEQVRRLTGEDYLSFYDAAAPIVTQESIDGDQSFMASRYGRGKADYVNCPMSEGEFAAFQEALLMAEVVEPKKFENFKGTTKGTTYFEGCLPVEILAGRGPKTLLFGPLKPVGLVDPRTGKQPFAVVQLRQDNQAATLFNLVGFQTRLKWGEQRRVFRMVPALAGAEFVRYGVVHRNTFLCSPALLEPTYQLRVRPTLFFAGQLTGVEGYVESAASGLLAGIQAARMAQGRAPFVPPSTTVIGSLAHYISNADKEHFQPMNANFGLLPPLPRSISNKRERIVAFSERALQDIGTLQEQVCFP; via the coding sequence ATATCTGTGTCCATAGTGACAGTAGTTGGGGCAGGTCTTGCTGGGAGTGAAGCATCTTATCAGTTGGCCCGGTGTGGTGTTAAGGTGCGACTCTATGAAATGCGTCCTCATAAACAAACTCCTGCGCATCATACGGATCGCTTTGCTGAGTTGGTATGTAGCAATTCATTGCGTTCCAACGCCTTGCAAAATGCCGTGGGTATTCTCAAGGAGGAAATGCGGCGATTGGATTCCCTTATTCTACGGGCGGCCGATCGAGCCTCTGTACCTGCTGGATCGGCGCTTGCCGTTGATCGGGATCAATTCACAGGTTGTGTAACGGAGACCCTATGTAGCCACCCCCTGATTGAGGTGAAACGGCAGGAGCTGACCTCTCTTCCTGAGGAGGGACTGGTTGTCGTGGCTACGGGTCCTCTGACAAGCGATTCGCTGGCGGAACAGGTTCGTCGATTGACGGGGGAGGATTATTTATCCTTCTATGATGCAGCGGCCCCCATTGTAACGCAGGAGAGTATTGATGGGGATCAATCCTTTATGGCGTCCCGTTACGGCCGTGGGAAGGCGGATTATGTGAATTGTCCCATGAGTGAAGGGGAATTTGCTGCTTTCCAGGAGGCTCTTCTGATGGCGGAGGTGGTGGAACCAAAGAAATTTGAAAATTTCAAAGGGACTACCAAAGGGACTACCTATTTCGAAGGATGTTTGCCTGTCGAAATCCTAGCAGGAAGGGGTCCCAAAACATTGTTGTTTGGCCCTCTGAAGCCAGTGGGTTTGGTAGATCCTAGAACGGGGAAGCAGCCCTTTGCTGTGGTGCAACTACGACAGGATAACCAAGCGGCCACGCTGTTCAACTTAGTGGGATTCCAGACCCGTTTGAAGTGGGGGGAGCAAAGACGCGTGTTTCGAATGGTTCCTGCCCTAGCGGGGGCGGAGTTCGTTCGCTATGGGGTAGTACATCGCAATACCTTCCTCTGTTCACCCGCCCTGCTTGAGCCAACGTATCAATTGCGAGTACGACCGACATTATTCTTTGCAGGACAACTTACAGGTGTAGAAGGGTATGTAGAATCTGCTGCTTCGGGATTGTTAGCGGGTATTCAGGCTGCCCGCATGGCACAGGGTCGTGCTCCCTTTGTTCCTCCATCGACAACTGTGATAGGAAGCCTGGCTCATTACATATCCAATGCTGATAAGGAGCATTTTCAACCCATGAATGCCAATTTTGGTCTCCTTCCACCCCTTCCCCGTTCGATATCCAACAAGAGGGAGCGGATCGTTGCTTTTTCTGAACGGGCCCTTCAAGACATTGGAACATTGCAGGAGCAGGTGTGCTTTCCCTAG